A section of the Bryobacteraceae bacterium genome encodes:
- the dinP gene encoding DNA polymerase IV, whose amino-acid sequence MIYTIGVASRTIAHWDGDRFFASIEQAADRRLRGRPVVVGAERRGVVLSASQEARRLGIRPGWPVGRARRAVPDLVVVPAHFELYERFFDEILWLCREATPAVEPAAVGAAWLDLTGTERVHAQDPRAVMERIQTTVRRWLRVSLSTGIAANRLVSRLAARAGKPGGKVVVPAGRERAFLAPLPVAALSGLRREELEALDLAGIRTLGELASAPVDALGALLGRRALPLIRQAQGVADEPVGARPKAAAEGWTERVEFPEDVWEERLLLRVLRGMLERLMAQVRAAGVEIRRLTLELRYTDRAESRSSLDLPEPCCTEDDALPRLGELLRSAWTRRVRLRAMTLRAGRVYRPGPQLELFSPNPEERERQRRVAAVLDGLRGRFGPAALMRGADLLDRALAVGED is encoded by the coding sequence ATGATTTACACTATAGGCGTGGCCTCCCGCACCATCGCCCACTGGGACGGCGACCGCTTCTTCGCCTCTATCGAGCAGGCGGCTGACCGCCGCCTGCGCGGCCGGCCCGTGGTGGTTGGCGCCGAACGGCGGGGCGTGGTGCTGTCGGCGAGCCAGGAAGCACGGCGGCTTGGCATCCGCCCCGGATGGCCGGTGGGGCGCGCACGCCGCGCCGTGCCGGACCTCGTGGTTGTGCCGGCCCACTTCGAGCTTTACGAGCGCTTCTTTGACGAGATCCTGTGGCTGTGCCGGGAGGCGACGCCGGCGGTGGAGCCGGCCGCCGTTGGCGCCGCCTGGCTGGATCTGACCGGCACGGAACGGGTCCATGCACAGGATCCGCGCGCAGTGATGGAGCGGATCCAGACGACCGTGCGGCGCTGGCTGCGCGTGTCGCTTTCCACGGGGATCGCCGCCAACAGGCTCGTGTCGCGGCTGGCGGCCAGAGCAGGGAAGCCGGGCGGAAAGGTGGTGGTGCCGGCAGGACGCGAACGAGCGTTTCTCGCCCCGCTGCCGGTGGCCGCGCTTTCCGGACTGCGGCGCGAGGAGCTGGAGGCGCTGGATCTGGCAGGCATCCGCACGCTGGGAGAACTGGCTTCGGCGCCGGTGGACGCGCTCGGCGCCCTGCTGGGCCGGCGCGCCCTGCCGCTGATTCGGCAGGCGCAGGGTGTGGCCGACGAACCCGTGGGCGCTCGTCCCAAGGCCGCCGCGGAAGGCTGGACGGAACGGGTGGAATTTCCGGAAGACGTCTGGGAAGAACGCCTGCTGTTGCGCGTGCTGCGCGGAATGCTGGAGCGGCTGATGGCCCAGGTGCGGGCGGCGGGCGTGGAGATCCGGCGGCTGACTCTGGAGCTACGATATACCGACCGGGCCGAGTCCCGTTCCAGCCTGGATCTGCCCGAGCCCTGCTGCACCGAGGACGACGCGCTGCCGCGGCTCGGCGAGCTGCTGCGCAGCGCCTGGACGCGGCGGGTGCGCCTGCGGGCGATGACACTGCGCGCCGGGCGCGTCTACCGGCCGGGCCCGCAGCTTGAGCTGTTCAGCCCCAACCCCGAAGAACGCGAACGGCAGCGGCGCGTGGCGGCGGTGCTCGACGGGCTGCGCGGCCGCTTTGGCCCGGCGGCGCTGATGCGCGGCGCCGATCTGCTGGACAGGGCGCTGGCCGTCGGCGAGGATTGA
- the metX gene encoding homoserine O-acetyltransferase, protein MITETRLAHFDQLELDCGETLTQLQVAYETYGQLNEAKTNAVLILHAFTGDAHAAGIDHNGKPGWWDNMIGPGKAFDTNKYFVICSNVLGGCRGTTGPASIDPRTGRRYGLRFPVITIGDMVRLQKKLIDHLGIPKLLAVAGGSMGGMQALEWAVSYPEAVEACIPIAATARHSAQQIAFNEAGRQAIMMDPDFNHGDYTDDRPPARGLAVARMIGHITYMSDESMREKFGRRLRNRDAFSFAFEVDFEVESYLRYRGQQFVGRFDANSYLYITKAMDYFDLTLGYPSLAASLERARARFLVISFTSDWLYPSYQSLEIVNALRSRNHDVTYCELTSNYGHDAFLVDVAEQTEVIRGFLTRCHEEFREARP, encoded by the coding sequence ATGATCACCGAAACCCGCCTTGCGCATTTTGACCAGCTTGAACTTGACTGCGGCGAGACGCTCACGCAGCTCCAGGTGGCCTATGAGACCTACGGGCAGCTCAACGAGGCGAAGACGAACGCCGTCCTGATCCTGCACGCCTTCACCGGCGACGCGCACGCGGCGGGCATCGACCACAACGGCAAGCCCGGCTGGTGGGACAACATGATCGGCCCGGGCAAGGCATTCGACACAAACAAATATTTCGTGATCTGTTCCAACGTCCTGGGCGGCTGCCGCGGCACCACCGGGCCGGCCTCCATCGATCCCCGCACCGGACGCAGGTACGGGCTGCGCTTCCCGGTGATCACGATTGGCGACATGGTGCGCCTCCAGAAGAAGCTCATCGACCATCTCGGAATTCCGAAGCTGCTGGCCGTGGCCGGCGGCTCCATGGGAGGCATGCAGGCGCTTGAGTGGGCCGTCTCCTACCCCGAAGCGGTGGAGGCCTGCATCCCGATTGCGGCCACGGCGCGCCACAGCGCCCAGCAGATCGCCTTCAACGAGGCCGGGCGGCAGGCGATCATGATGGACCCGGATTTCAACCACGGCGACTACACCGACGACCGGCCGCCGGCGCGCGGCCTGGCAGTGGCGCGCATGATCGGCCACATCACCTACATGTCGGACGAGTCGATGCGCGAGAAATTCGGACGCCGGCTGCGCAACCGCGACGCCTTCAGCTTCGCCTTCGAGGTGGACTTCGAGGTGGAAAGCTACCTCCGCTACCGCGGGCAGCAGTTCGTCGGGCGCTTCGACGCGAACTCGTACCTCTACATCACCAAGGCGATGGATTATTTCGATCTCACGTTGGGATACCCGTCGCTGGCGGCCTCGCTCGAACGCGCCCGAGCACGGTTTCTGGTGATCAGTTTCACCTCGGACTGGCTGTATCCGTCCTACCAGTCGCTGGAGATCGTGAACGCGCTCCGCAGCCGCAACCACGATGTCACCTATTGCGAGCTGACCTCGAACTACGGGCATGACGCGTTCCTGGTGGATGTGGCCGAGCAGACCGAGGTGATTCGCGGTTTCCTGACGCGATGCCACGAGGAGTTCCGGGAGGCGCGGCCGTGA
- a CDS encoding methyltransferase yields the protein MKVREVLGRGDYALISELVPEGARVLDLGCGDGALLQWLKENKRVEGRGIELKPELAQRAAARGVPVYHGDLESSLGEYPDSAFDHVILSQTLQELRRPLEVIEQMLRIGRHAIVAFPNFGHWKVRLSHLCSGRAPRTRLFPHAWHSSPNIHFLTVLDFEETARQQGWRIERRLFLSGNSRVRFAPNWRAEIAVYLLAR from the coding sequence GTGAAGGTCCGCGAGGTGCTCGGGCGCGGCGATTACGCGCTGATCAGCGAACTGGTGCCGGAAGGCGCGCGCGTGCTCGATCTGGGTTGCGGCGACGGCGCGCTGCTCCAGTGGCTGAAAGAGAACAAGCGCGTCGAAGGGCGCGGCATCGAGCTGAAGCCGGAGCTGGCGCAGCGCGCCGCCGCGCGCGGCGTGCCGGTCTATCACGGAGACCTTGAATCCAGCCTGGGAGAATATCCGGACAGCGCCTTCGACCACGTCATCCTCAGCCAGACGCTTCAGGAGCTGCGGCGGCCGCTCGAGGTGATCGAACAGATGCTTCGGATCGGGCGGCATGCAATCGTCGCTTTCCCGAATTTCGGTCATTGGAAGGTGAGGCTGAGCCATCTGTGCAGCGGACGCGCGCCGAGAACGCGCCTGTTTCCGCACGCCTGGCACAGTTCGCCGAACATACACTTCCTCACCGTGCTCGATTTTGAAGAGACAGCCAGGCAACAGGGCTGGCGGATCGAGAGGCGTCTGTTTCTCTCGGGCAACTCGCGGGTCCGTTTTGCGCCAAACTGGCGCGCCGAGATCGCCGTCTACCTGCTGGCGCGCTGA
- the glgX gene encoding glycogen operon protein GlgX homolog — protein MAAYLCVDRGVALPTGATKAGKGVNFAVFSQHATHVWLALFRAGDEDPWEEIELSPATNRTGHIWHVWIEGLAEDTLYAWRMDMRPNPNPAIHRFNPAVYLLDPYARVLVGGEDWGVAARRLCGLPRDRFDWQCDQPLNTPLEETIIYELHVRGYTRHPSSGVSAPGTYLGLTEKIPYLKELGITAVELMPVYEFEEADTDRVNPFTGERLLNFWGYHPIAFFAPNASYASSREPGAAVGEFKEMVRRFHEAGIEVILDVVFNHTAEGDERGPTLSFRGLDNSVYYLLDSNGRYLNFSGCGNTLNCNHPVVRSLVTDCLHYWVMEMHVDGFRFDLASILSRGRNGEPLPDPPLLERLAYDPVLANTKLIAEAWDAAGLYQVGTFPAWGRWAEWNGRYRDEVRRFVRSEAGLVPALAERLKGSPDLYARSGRTAHHSINLVTCHDGFTLADLVSYNQKHNEANGEDNRDGAGENFSWNCGVEGPTDDPEILALRRRQMRNFLLILLSSGGVPMLLAGDEFARTQQGNNNAYCQDNEISWVDWRLAETHQDLLEFVRELIRFRRARAVFRRIGWSPEPGCEQTAVRFHGVRLHQPDWSWHSRSLAMEACWRNERIFLILNAWWEPLIFELPADTAWQVRFDTQGAGGRVVAGTVEAGPRSALLLEPVSSG, from the coding sequence ATGGCGGCCTATCTCTGTGTGGACCGGGGCGTGGCGCTTCCGACCGGCGCCACGAAGGCGGGCAAAGGCGTCAACTTCGCCGTCTTCAGCCAGCACGCCACCCACGTCTGGCTGGCTCTGTTTCGAGCCGGAGACGAGGATCCCTGGGAAGAGATCGAGCTCTCCCCGGCCACGAACCGGACCGGCCACATCTGGCATGTCTGGATTGAAGGGCTGGCCGAAGACACCCTCTACGCCTGGCGGATGGACATGAGGCCGAACCCGAATCCGGCCATCCACCGTTTCAACCCGGCCGTGTACCTGCTCGATCCCTATGCCCGGGTGCTGGTGGGCGGCGAGGACTGGGGCGTTGCGGCCCGGCGGCTGTGCGGGCTGCCACGAGACCGCTTCGACTGGCAGTGCGATCAGCCGTTGAACACCCCGCTCGAAGAGACGATCATCTACGAGCTGCACGTGCGCGGCTACACGCGGCACCCGTCCTCGGGCGTGAGCGCGCCGGGCACCTATCTCGGTCTGACGGAGAAAATTCCGTATCTGAAAGAGCTGGGCATCACGGCGGTGGAACTGATGCCGGTTTACGAGTTCGAGGAGGCCGACACGGACCGCGTGAATCCCTTCACCGGCGAGCGGCTGCTCAACTTCTGGGGCTATCACCCGATCGCCTTCTTCGCCCCCAATGCGTCCTACGCTTCTTCCCGCGAACCGGGAGCGGCGGTGGGGGAATTCAAGGAAATGGTGCGGAGATTTCACGAAGCCGGCATCGAAGTGATTCTCGATGTTGTCTTCAATCACACGGCCGAGGGCGACGAAAGAGGACCGACATTATCGTTCCGTGGACTGGATAATTCCGTCTACTATCTGCTCGATTCCAACGGCCGGTACCTGAATTTTTCCGGCTGCGGCAACACCCTGAACTGCAATCACCCGGTGGTGCGTTCGCTGGTGACCGACTGCCTCCACTACTGGGTCATGGAGATGCACGTTGACGGGTTCCGCTTTGACCTGGCCAGCATCCTCTCCCGAGGCCGCAACGGCGAGCCGCTGCCCGACCCGCCGCTGCTCGAGCGGCTGGCCTACGACCCCGTGCTGGCCAATACGAAACTGATCGCCGAGGCGTGGGACGCGGCCGGCCTTTACCAGGTGGGCACGTTTCCTGCCTGGGGCCGCTGGGCGGAGTGGAACGGCCGATACCGCGACGAGGTGCGCCGCTTCGTCCGCAGCGAGGCCGGCCTGGTGCCGGCGCTGGCCGAACGGCTGAAGGGCAGTCCCGACCTATACGCCCGCAGCGGCCGCACCGCCCATCACAGCATCAACCTCGTCACCTGCCACGACGGCTTCACCCTGGCCGATCTGGTCAGCTACAACCAGAAGCACAATGAAGCCAACGGCGAAGACAACCGCGACGGCGCCGGCGAAAATTTCAGCTGGAATTGCGGCGTGGAAGGTCCCACCGACGACCCGGAAATCCTGGCGCTACGCCGCCGTCAGATGCGGAATTTTCTGCTCATTCTTCTTTCGAGCGGAGGCGTGCCGATGCTGCTGGCGGGCGACGAATTTGCGCGAACCCAGCAGGGAAATAACAACGCCTATTGCCAGGACAATGAAATCAGCTGGGTGGACTGGCGGCTGGCCGAGACCCACCAGGACCTGCTTGAATTCGTGCGGGAGCTCATCCGCTTCCGCCGCGCCCGCGCGGTCTTCCGCCGCATCGGCTGGTCGCCCGAGCCGGGCTGCGAGCAGACGGCGGTGCGCTTTCACGGCGTCCGCCTGCATCAGCCGGACTGGAGCTGGCACTCCCGTTCGCTGGCGATGGAGGCCTGCTGGCGCAACGAGCGGATTTTCCTGATCCTGAATGCCTGGTGGGAGCCGCTCATCTTCGAACTGCCGGCGGACACCGCGTGGCAGGTGCGTTTTGACACGCAGGGCGCCGGCGGCCGCGTCGTTGCCGGCACCGTCGAGGCAGGGCCGCGGTCGGCACTGCTGCTTGAGCCGGTCTCCAGCGGCTGA
- the rbsK gene encoding ribokinase yields MPQRTILVIGSLNMDFVVQVDRLPAPGETARGENFRMIPGGKGANQACAAARLARDRPVRMIGRVGFDSFADHLRASLAAAGVDPSGIHGCRAAPTGVALIWVDRTGQNSIVIAPGANDELSRADLETERTAFVSAACALFQLETPLETVTAGLRLAADAGALSILDPAPARPLPPDVLGGAGLLTPNETEACLLAGLAPQRIGIADAPALAAALRARGARAVVLKLGDQGCFYSGPGGELHAPAFSVEAVDATAAGDTFNAALAVALSEGMPLAEALRFANAAAALSVTRLGAQTSIPTREEVERFLAERIS; encoded by the coding sequence ATGCCCCAGCGCACCATCCTCGTCATCGGCTCCCTGAACATGGATTTCGTCGTGCAGGTAGACCGGCTGCCTGCGCCGGGCGAGACAGCCCGCGGCGAAAACTTCCGCATGATTCCGGGCGGCAAGGGCGCCAACCAGGCCTGCGCCGCCGCGCGGCTGGCCCGGGACAGGCCGGTGCGCATGATCGGGCGCGTCGGGTTCGACTCGTTCGCCGACCATCTCCGCGCCAGCCTCGCCGCCGCCGGCGTGGATCCGTCCGGCATTCACGGCTGCCGCGCCGCGCCGACCGGCGTGGCGCTCATCTGGGTGGACCGCACCGGGCAGAACTCGATTGTCATTGCGCCGGGCGCCAATGACGAGCTGTCGCGGGCGGACCTCGAAACAGAACGGACAGCTTTTGTTTCGGCCGCATGCGCCCTGTTCCAGCTCGAAACGCCGCTGGAAACCGTGACCGCTGGGCTCCGCCTCGCCGCCGATGCCGGCGCGCTGTCCATCCTTGACCCCGCGCCGGCGCGGCCGCTGCCGCCGGACGTCCTGGGCGGTGCGGGGCTGCTGACTCCCAACGAGACCGAGGCCTGTCTGCTGGCCGGACTTGCGCCGCAGCGGATCGGCATCGCCGATGCGCCGGCGCTGGCCGCGGCGCTGCGCGCCCGCGGCGCCCGCGCCGTCGTGCTCAAGCTTGGCGACCAGGGCTGCTTCTACTCCGGGCCCGGAGGCGAGCTCCATGCGCCGGCCTTCTCCGTTGAGGCCGTCGATGCCACCGCGGCCGGCGATACGTTCAACGCTGCGCTCGCCGTGGCGCTTTCCGAAGGAATGCCGCTCGCCGAAGCGCTGCGGTTCGCCAACGCCGCCGCGGCGCTTTCGGTCACCCGCCTGGGGGCGCAGACTTCGATTCCCACGCGTGAGGAAGTCGAGCGGTTCCTGGCGGAGCGGATTTCGTAG
- a CDS encoding 4-hydroxy-4-methyl-2-oxoglutarate aldolase, whose protein sequence is MNGLIEYLLQVDTPTLSNAIELLNIRPRNAGFAPLTLRCLFPELGPMAGYAVTAQVETVTQAAPGGPEGHVELYRLVESSPKPAVVVLQEIGGFPDFAAHCGEVMATFFRRLGAVGLVSDCAVRDLAEVRALGFHLFARGACASHAYFRIVRTGVPVTVCGLPVRPRELLHGDENGLITVPEAGLDRLKEAVEDVRRNERRIMDYARSPEFTVDGFAAMAGRSYSQR, encoded by the coding sequence ATGAACGGGCTCATCGAATATCTGCTCCAGGTCGACACGCCGACGCTTTCCAACGCGATCGAGCTGCTCAATATCCGGCCGCGAAATGCGGGTTTTGCGCCGCTTACCCTGCGGTGCCTGTTTCCGGAGCTCGGACCGATGGCCGGCTACGCGGTGACCGCGCAGGTGGAAACCGTGACGCAGGCGGCGCCGGGCGGCCCGGAGGGGCATGTGGAGCTGTACCGGCTGGTGGAATCGAGCCCGAAGCCGGCGGTGGTCGTTCTCCAGGAGATCGGCGGCTTTCCTGATTTTGCCGCCCACTGCGGAGAAGTGATGGCAACATTCTTCCGGCGGCTGGGAGCGGTCGGGCTGGTTTCCGACTGCGCCGTGAGAGATCTCGCCGAGGTGCGGGCGCTCGGATTCCACCTGTTCGCCCGCGGCGCATGTGCGTCGCACGCGTATTTCCGCATCGTGCGCACGGGCGTTCCGGTGACCGTGTGCGGGCTGCCCGTGCGCCCCAGAGAGCTGCTGCACGGGGATGAGAACGGACTGATCACGGTGCCGGAGGCGGGCCTGGACCGGCTGAAAGAGGCGGTCGAGGACGTGCGCCGCAACGAGCGCCGCATCATGGACTACGCTCGCAGCCCGGAGTTTACCGTGGACGGCTTTGCGGCAATGGCAGGGCGAAGCTACAGCCAGAGATAG
- a CDS encoding aminopeptidase, producing the protein MHLLQLEGLPHPTDARAGRRRKLLEAVAELRCDAALVTHLANVRYLSGFTGSNGILLLTGRSAILFTDPRYDIQAHEECDCRVRIVRGSTWEGVWKHLAGRRLRVAMEADRVSHDVWLETARRLGREARLVASRGLVERLRRLKSPEEVEAIRASARVCGQAFLETARTLRPEMTERDAAAELDCRMRRLGADAPAFETIVAAGARAALPHARPGAARLGRGPVLIDMGASVGGWMSDMTRMVCLGQPAREFVRLFKAVREAQTAALESVRAGVPARRVDAAARRTLKQRGLDRFFTHSTGHGVGLEIHEMPRLGAKSDDVLEAGMVVTVEPGVYLAGTAGVRIEDTVLVTESGAEILTPVEKDLLVLSS; encoded by the coding sequence TTGCATTTGTTACAATTAGAGGGTTTGCCCCATCCAACCGATGCCCGAGCCGGCAGGCGCCGGAAGCTGCTCGAGGCCGTCGCGGAGCTGCGCTGCGATGCGGCGCTGGTGACGCACCTCGCCAACGTCCGATATTTGAGCGGGTTTACCGGCAGCAACGGAATCCTCCTTCTTACGGGCCGCTCGGCCATTCTGTTCACTGACCCGCGCTATGACATTCAGGCGCACGAGGAATGCGATTGCCGCGTCCGCATCGTGCGGGGCTCCACGTGGGAAGGCGTCTGGAAGCATCTGGCAGGGCGGCGTCTCCGCGTGGCGATGGAGGCCGACCGCGTGAGCCACGACGTCTGGTTGGAGACGGCGCGGCGGCTTGGCAGAGAGGCGCGACTGGTGGCGTCGCGCGGGTTGGTGGAGCGGCTGCGTCGGCTGAAGTCGCCTGAGGAAGTGGAAGCGATCCGCGCCTCGGCCCGCGTATGCGGGCAGGCATTCCTGGAAACAGCCCGGACGCTGCGGCCCGAAATGACAGAGCGGGACGCGGCGGCAGAACTCGACTGCCGGATGCGGCGGCTGGGCGCGGACGCACCCGCCTTCGAAACGATCGTCGCCGCCGGCGCGCGCGCGGCGCTTCCGCATGCGCGGCCGGGAGCGGCCCGGCTGGGCCGTGGCCCGGTGCTCATCGACATGGGCGCCAGCGTCGGCGGCTGGATGAGCGACATGACGCGCATGGTCTGCCTCGGGCAGCCCGCGCGGGAGTTCGTGCGCCTGTTCAAGGCGGTGCGGGAGGCGCAGACGGCCGCTCTTGAGTCCGTGCGGGCGGGCGTGCCCGCACGGCGCGTCGACGCCGCCGCCAGGAGGACGCTGAAGCAACGAGGCCTGGACCGCTTTTTCACCCACTCGACCGGGCACGGCGTGGGCCTTGAGATCCACGAGATGCCGCGGCTGGGCGCAAAGTCCGATGATGTGCTTGAGGCAGGCATGGTCGTGACGGTGGAGCCGGGCGTCTATCTGGCCGGGACGGCGGGCGTCCGGATCGAGGATACTGTGCTGGTGACGGAGTCAGGCGCGGAGATTCTGACCCCCGTCGAGAAGGACTTATTGGTATTGTCATCATGA
- the accB gene encoding acetyl-CoA carboxylase, biotin carboxyl carrier protein: MTIEEIRELIQVVCSSGIAELEVQRGENRVWIKRTAGAVTAEAPAAFVAAAAAPQTPAMAPASPVAPAPDSVTVAAPQAAPPAGTPDLTDPTLQPVKSPIVGTFYEAPAPGAEPFVKVGDVIRPGQVLCIIESMKLMNEIEAEISGTIVKRLVENGQPVEYGEVLFLVKPS; this comes from the coding sequence ATGACGATTGAAGAGATTCGCGAGCTGATCCAAGTGGTGTGCTCGAGCGGCATCGCCGAGCTGGAAGTGCAGCGCGGGGAGAACCGCGTCTGGATCAAGCGCACCGCGGGCGCCGTAACAGCAGAGGCGCCTGCCGCCTTCGTGGCGGCGGCAGCGGCCCCCCAGACGCCTGCGATGGCTCCCGCGTCACCCGTCGCCCCGGCGCCCGACAGCGTGACCGTCGCCGCTCCGCAGGCGGCCCCGCCGGCCGGCACGCCGGATCTGACGGATCCGACCTTGCAGCCGGTGAAAAGTCCCATCGTGGGCACCTTCTACGAAGCTCCGGCGCCTGGCGCCGAGCCGTTCGTCAAGGTAGGCGATGTGATCCGGCCCGGCCAGGTCCTGTGCATCATCGAGTCGATGAAACTGATGAACGAGATCGAGGCCGAGATTTCGGGTACGATTGTCAAACGGCTTGTGGAGAACGGCCAGCCGGTGGAATACGGCGAAGTGCTGTTCCTGGTGAAGCCAAGCTGA
- a CDS encoding acetyl-CoA carboxylase biotin carboxylase subunit → MFQKVLIANRGEIAVRVIAACKDLGIRTVAVYSEADRYSLHVRYADEALCIGPAKSTLSYLNIPAVISAAEITNADAIHPGYGFLSENADFAEVCRASAIKFIGPAPEVIRMMGLKQLARAKMREHGVPILPGSEGVLKTAEEAQETAARIGYPVMLKASAGGGGRGMRVVRTPEELPSLFSQAQQEAANAFSNGDLYCEKFIERPRHIEFQVLADEHGNVEVLGERECSIQRRHQKLIEESPSPALTPERRQRMCRALKEAFAAIGYTNAGTVEFLMDETGELYFIEVNARIQVEHPVTEMVTGVDLVKAQLRIAMGERLETILGGPVEMRGHAIECRINAEHPATFVPSPGRIQTLCLPGSIGIRVDTAAYAGGTIPPYYDSLVAKLIAHGSDREEAIRRMQRALDMFVVDGIHTSLPLHQQILADPEFRAGAFDTHFIERFLRAARQNTAHG, encoded by the coding sequence ATGTTCCAGAAGGTTCTCATTGCCAACCGCGGCGAGATCGCCGTGCGCGTCATCGCCGCCTGCAAGGATCTCGGCATCCGCACCGTGGCCGTGTACTCGGAAGCGGACCGCTATTCGCTGCACGTCCGCTATGCCGACGAAGCGCTCTGCATTGGTCCGGCCAAGAGCACGCTGAGCTACCTGAACATCCCGGCGGTGATCAGCGCCGCCGAGATCACCAATGCCGACGCCATCCATCCGGGTTACGGCTTTCTGAGCGAAAACGCCGATTTCGCCGAAGTCTGCCGCGCCTCGGCCATCAAATTCATCGGCCCGGCGCCGGAAGTGATCCGGATGATGGGGCTGAAACAGCTGGCGCGAGCGAAGATGAGGGAGCACGGAGTGCCGATTCTGCCCGGCTCGGAAGGAGTCCTCAAGACGGCCGAGGAGGCGCAGGAAACGGCCGCGAGAATCGGCTATCCGGTCATGCTGAAGGCATCGGCCGGCGGCGGCGGACGCGGCATGCGGGTGGTCCGCACGCCGGAGGAGCTGCCCTCGCTGTTTTCGCAGGCGCAGCAGGAGGCGGCCAACGCCTTCTCCAACGGCGACCTCTACTGCGAGAAGTTCATCGAGCGGCCGAGGCACATCGAGTTCCAGGTTCTGGCCGACGAGCACGGCAATGTGGAGGTGCTCGGTGAGCGCGAGTGCTCCATCCAGCGCCGTCACCAGAAACTCATTGAGGAATCGCCCAGCCCGGCACTGACCCCTGAACGGCGCCAGCGGATGTGCCGCGCGCTGAAGGAAGCCTTTGCCGCCATCGGATATACCAATGCGGGCACGGTCGAGTTCCTGATGGACGAGACCGGTGAACTGTATTTCATCGAAGTGAACGCGCGCATCCAGGTAGAGCACCCGGTGACGGAGATGGTCACCGGAGTGGACCTGGTGAAGGCACAGCTCCGTATTGCGATGGGAGAGCGGCTGGAGACGATTCTGGGCGGACCGGTCGAGATGCGCGGCCACGCCATCGAGTGCCGGATCAACGCCGAGCATCCGGCCACCTTCGTTCCCTCCCCCGGCCGGATTCAGACGCTGTGCCTGCCCGGCTCGATTGGCATCCGCGTGGACACGGCCGCTTACGCCGGCGGCACGATTCCGCCGTACTACGATTCGCTGGTGGCCAAGCTGATCGCCCACGGCAGCGACCGCGAAGAGGCCATCCGCCGGATGCAGCGTGCGCTGGACATGTTCGTGGTGGATGGCATCCACACGTCGCTCCCGCTCCACCAGCAGATTCTGGCCGACCCGGAGTTTCGGGCGGGAGCCTTCGACACGCATTTCATTGAGCGCTTCCTCCGTGCGGCCAGGCAGAACACGGCGCACGGTTAG